AGCCGTGCTGCTGGCGGCCATCTTCACGCTGGCCTGTCTCACCACCTGCGTGGGGCTTATCAACTCCATCTCCCAGTATTTCTCCACCCTTTTCGGAAAGCTCTCCTACCGCCAGTGGGTGCTGGTGATGACGGGCTTCTCCTTTTTGGTGTGCAATCTGGGACTGAACGCCATCCTCAGCATCTCCATCCCCATTCTCAACGCCATCTACCCCGTGGCCATTGTGCTGATCCTGCTGGGGCTGACCCACAGCCTGTGGGTCAAGAATCGTTGGGTCTACTCTCTGGTGGTGGCGGGCACCGGAACCGTCAGCGTCATCTATGCGTTGGATGCCGCACAGCTGTCGCTGGGCGCTGTGACGGAGCTTTGCCGGAAGCTGCCCCTGTACGATATGGGCTTCTGCTGGGTCAATGTGGCGGCGGTGATGCTGGCAGTGAGCCTGCTGCTGGGTCTTGTGCGGCGGGAACGGGCGTAAGGGGCAGAAAAAGCTTGCCCTTCTCCTCCAAGGCTGGTAGAATGAGACATATTCTCCACCGAAAGGAGTTTTTCTCATGAAACTGATGATCGCCTCCGACCTCCACGGCTCCGCCGCCTACACCCGGCGGCTGCTAAAGCTCTATCGGGATACCGGCTGCCAGCGGCTGGTGCTGCTGGGAGACCTGCTGTACCACGGCCCACGAAACCCGCTGCCGGAGGGCTATGAACCGCCCGCCGTGGCCAAGATGCTCAACGACATGGCGGACGAGCTGCTGTGCGTGCGGGGCAACTGCGACGCCGAGGTGGACCAGATGGTTCTCCACTTCCCCATTCTCTCCGACTCCGCCCTGCTGGTGCTGGACGGCCTCACCATCCACGCCACCCATGGCCACATCCACGGGCCGGACACGCCACCGCCCCTGCGGCAGGGAGATATCCTGTTGTGCGGACACTTCCATGTGCCGGTGCGCCGGGACTGCGGCCGTTACACCTATCTGAATCCCGGCTCCGCAGCCCTGCCCAAGGAGAACAGCCCCCACAGCTGTATGGTGCTGGAGGGCGGACAGTTCACATGGCTGGACGTGGTGACGGGTCAGCCCTTCCAGCCCCGTGGATGACGGTGCTGCTTGACGCTGCATAAAAAAGAGGACTCTGAGCCGATGGCTCAGAGTCCTCTTTTTATGTCTTACTTCTGGTTGGGCATTTTCCAGCCCTCGTGATCCGTATGGAGCAGATGGTGCGAACGGCCGCTGAGAGGCGCACGCAGGTACTCCCGGTACAGGGTCTGAATTTCCGGGTTCTCGTGGGAGAACCGCACCGGGGACTTCTTATCGATGTTCCACAGGACATTTCCACGGGCCTCGGCCATCTCCGTGCCGTCGTGGATGGGTTGCCCGCCGCCGCCGGCACAGCCGCCGGGACAGGCCATGACCTCCACGAAATCGTAGTGGACCCTTCCCTCCTCCAGATCGGTCATCAGTTGGCGGGCGTTGGAGAGGCCGCTGACCACCGCCACGGAGAGGTCGCCCT
The genomic region above belongs to Vescimonas coprocola and contains:
- the yfcE gene encoding phosphodiesterase encodes the protein MKLMIASDLHGSAAYTRRLLKLYRDTGCQRLVLLGDLLYHGPRNPLPEGYEPPAVAKMLNDMADELLCVRGNCDAEVDQMVLHFPILSDSALLVLDGLTIHATHGHIHGPDTPPPLRQGDILLCGHFHVPVRRDCGRYTYLNPGSAALPKENSPHSCMVLEGGQFTWLDVVTGQPFQPRG